GTTTCCGCACCTGCGGTATTGCATTTGAGAGTATCTGTTTGGGGCGGCTGTATAAGACATAGCTGGAGGGGGAATGGGAAAGAGAATAAGCATCAGTAGCCGTTCGTGACGGCTACTGATGTTCGAATGAATCGATATTATTTACCGCTGTTCTTTTTGTCTGTTACTTCAGTACGGATTTCTTGTGCAAGAACTTTTAAATCCTGCATAGCTTTACGTACTCTAGTTCCTGCTGCGCTGTTTCCTGCATTATAAAATTTCTCTGCATCAGCCTCTACAGAAGCTAGTAATTCTTTAACTTTTGAAAATTTTTCCATGTTTTGATTATTTAATTTATAGCCAAATATATATTATTTTGGAAATAAACGTACATAACTTAGCTTCTATTGCGCTTTTTCTATTAAATCTATCTTATTTTTTCTTTTTTAAACCTCATTCAGCCCCCTCAGGGGCCCTTTCAGACCTCTTTCAGGGACGGGAATAGCGCTTCTCAGTCATAAAATCCAATTGGCCGGCAAGGGAATAATAGGCTTTTCCTTCCTGCTCCTTTAACCTTTCCGTAAACAAAATTCCATTCAGGTGATCCGTTTCGTGCTGAAAAATCACTGCAGTAAACCCTTCAATAATTTCCTCTTTTTCCTGGCCGGACTGGTCAGTATATTTAAGCCTGATGGAATGATGACGTACCACATCTCCTATCGCATCCGGAATAGACAAACACCCTTCCTGTCCTTTTCGCAACAACTCAGACCTCCAGGTGATCTTTGGATTCAGATACAGTTCAAAAGGCTCTCCCTCTTTATCATATCGCTTTACCCAGATGATATTACGGTTAATCCCTACCTGTGGCCCGGCAATTCCTATTCCCGGCCTCCTTACATCCCTCATGGCGAGGTACATGCGCCGCGCCAGCACTTTAATTAAAGGATCTTTAGGGTTAATATCAGCAGATACTGAGGTCAGCACCTTCAGCTCCTGCGCTTCAGTAATCTGAGTTACCCTCAACATGGTTGCGGTATCCCCTGACAGGATGATTGATTTTTCGCTGGCATTAAACCTTTGTGCAAAGCTGCAGGCCGGGATGGAAATGATGATGCCCAGCAGGGCAAGAAAGAATGTTCTCATAGATTGATACCCGATAGTCTGACTAAGGTAATGATTTAAAATAAAACGGTTTTTACTTTGATTTTGTTAAAAAGCTACCGAGATTAGCAAAAATGGAACAGAGAACCAGCCTATACAGCGCAACATTAATGACTTATAATAAAAGTCAGCTGCAAGTATATGCCCTTTTCAAAAGGTTTTCCAGGGAGAATTATCCCTTCGGCTTTACTTACCAGATAACAAGTAAAGACTTTATTAATTAAGCCCCGAATCATTTATTTCCAATCGGTTCAGGGGCCTTTTTCTTCTGATCAATTCTGCTATATTATCTTTTAAGACTCTGGCAATTTTGCCTGTTTTCTTTTATACCTGATTGATCTGTTATGCAAGAACTCCTTTGCGTTGCCTTTATTTTTCATCAGTAATTAATCATTATTCACATCAAGACATTTAAAACATGGAAACAAAGTCATTATCCTTATCCAAAAGCGATTTAAAACTGCTAAAAGAACACCTGGACAAATCTGACATGAGCTCATACAACAAAGAAAAACTAAGACAGGAAATTAAAGAAGCCACGATCTATGCAGATCAGGAACTTCCTGGCGATGTAGTTTGTTTGAAATCTGAAGCCAGAATAGCCAATACAAAGACCGGCAAAGAGTTTAATTTCAGGATCGTAATGCCCGAAGAAGCGAATATAAAACTACAAAAAGTATCTGTTTTCGCACCT
This region of Pedobacter steynii genomic DNA includes:
- a CDS encoding GreA/GreB family elongation factor — protein: METKSLSLSKSDLKLLKEHLDKSDMSSYNKEKLRQEIKEATIYADQELPGDVVCLKSEARIANTKTGKEFNFRIVMPEEANIKLQKVSVFAPISIALFGYRTGDIINWEMPDGIQEFKILEVKKIS
- a CDS encoding histone H1; the protein is MEKFSKVKELLASVEADAEKFYNAGNSAAGTRVRKAMQDLKVLAQEIRTEVTDKKNSGK
- the def gene encoding peptide deformylase; the protein is MRTFFLALLGIIISIPACSFAQRFNASEKSIILSGDTATMLRVTQITEAQELKVLTSVSADINPKDPLIKVLARRMYLAMRDVRRPGIGIAGPQVGINRNIIWVKRYDKEGEPFELYLNPKITWRSELLRKGQEGCLSIPDAIGDVVRHHSIRLKYTDQSGQEKEEIIEGFTAVIFQHETDHLNGILFTERLKEQEGKAYYSLAGQLDFMTEKRYSRP